The Rosa rugosa chromosome 1, drRosRugo1.1, whole genome shotgun sequence genomic sequence AAGCTCCCTAGGTATAGCTGCACCAGAAGATCTTAAAATTTCAACCAATTCTGGAAACAAGTTCTTATTCTCCTGACATACAAACACAATTGCTGTACCCTCTTCTCCTAATCTAGATGCCCTACCAATCTGGTGGACATACTCATTAATGGAATTGGGCATGTCAAAAACAATAACCTGTCTTACACCCAAGAGATCTAGCCCACGGCCTAAAACACCGGTGGCTACAATAACAGGAACATCACCCATTAAAAATGACTTCATGATATCTCTCCTCTCCTTCATGGATTTCTCCCCATGGATTGATGAAGCTTTCACACCAGTGGTGACTGTAATTGCATTAGATAACAGATCCGCCCCAAGTCTTGATGCCACATAAACCACAACAGGTGGCATAAAATGCTGCTTACTCATCAATATGTCGAAAAgcttttgcttcttttgctTTGACTCAACCCATATAGGCAGCTGCTTCACAGCCTTATTTGGTCTGTTAGGCTTGCCAACAGAGATTACAGCAACATCTTTTGACATAGAGCTCACCATCTTCTCTATATCTTGGGAGATTGTTGCAGAATACAGTAAAACCTGGGGTTGTGACAGAGCCCTAAATATCTGCATCACCTGATCCCGGAAGCCCCTTTGGAGCATACAATCCACCTCATCAAGAACAAAAATCCTTATATCCTCCAGTTCAATATCATGGTTTGCTAAAAGATCAATTAGTCTTCCCGGGGTTCCCACAATGAGCTCCACTCCTTGCTGAATGCGGAAAAGTTGTCTGGGCATTGCATCGCCACCAACCACAAGTGCAGTTTTAAAAGGCAAACCCTTTCCAAGCAACTTAGCTTGTTCCTCAACTTGTATACAGAGCTCTCTAGTCGGAGTTAGAACCATAGCTAACGGCTTTTTCTGGTCCGTCAAGTGCTCAAAGCGAAAATGCGAGCAACAAGAAACAATTGGAACCAGAAAGGAAGCAGTTTTACCAGAGCCTGTGTCAGCAGAGACAAGCAAGTTTTTGCCATGCAAAGCAGCCGGAATTGCTTGCATCTGGACAGGTGTGGGCATTTCATAACCTGCAGCCTCTATATTTTGGACAAGCTTTTGAGGAAGATTACATGAAGCAAATGACAAGATAGGTCCTGGAACTATGTCCCCCTTCACATGAATATCAAGTCTACTTCTAAGCAATTCAGTCTGATCATCAGGTAAGAGTGAAGTTCCAGATTGACCACCAGCATCCCTAACATAAAAGCACTCATCATTAGCAGGTAACCGTTTTGGAGGAGAATGACTGACTGCCAATTGGGTGTTGGCAACCCTGCATAGTAGAGTCTGTTTACACTCCAAACTGCAAACATCATCATCTGTCTGATCACATATATACTCACCATAACGGCTGCAAATAACGCATTTAGGCTCTCCTGGAAGAGGTTCTCTTTGGTCTCTGGATCTTTCTTTAACTTTATCTGCAACATCAGATATTGAATCAACAAGCTAAGTAGGGAGAACAGATTCTGATCTTCTGTCATGAGAAGCAGCTAAAGTTTGAATGAAAATGCACCAAATAGTGTTAAATGTTTGCGTGATTGGTGGCCTCAGTTACAATCTAGGGAATTTCGCGCCCCTTTAGAGAAATAATTTTCAATTGAAACTATACTAAATGAAGAACTAACCTATCAAGGATCTAGAGGTTGGATAACTAACAGCTAGAGACATTGCGAAACAATAATAGAGCATTTAGAAGACGAAATAAAAGATAATGTCTTCATCATCATAGTGATCCTATCCTGCAACGATGATAATTTTTACAATACCATTAACTTCATCACTGCATGTTGCCATCACTGAACTCTTGCATTGGCCATCTTTGTACTCGTGTTCCATTGTATGAGCTTGAGGATACTGCAAACCCAGAATATTGCAATTGCAAAAGGATTAGCAtatcaaaaaaaacaaatttcggTGACCGAATTAGTAAACCTACATTGAGTAGCGCAGAACCAAAAGGTAGGTTCAGAATCTTAGCTTGGTTAACCACAAGGAGCATACAataaatccaaaaataaatcCACGAGGAACTCAATATATGCAAACCAGGCATTCAACCACCAAAGGCCAAAACTTGTTTAGAGTACAATCAAAGACCAGAACTTGGGCAAATTTGTTGAAACAAATCAGAAGGTTAAGTCTTACCTTTGAAGTTATTAAAGAGATGGGAATCGTGCCGGTCACCTAGCGGCGTCGCTTGCCATCAACCACCTTCCCTGGGTGGTGTTCTGCGAAACGATGGACGGGAGCTCCGCCTGCGGTGGTGGACTGGATATTCCGTTTTGCCCTGATCCTTTTTCCTTTATTAGAATGGGTCTTGGGCTTTCGAAGCCTTGTTCATGTTTCTTGTCTCGCTTTGTCCCCTTTGTATTGGTCTAATTTCGACAGCACTCGATAAATGCCCCAACTCAATGTCGTAATAGAAGCAACAAAATAAGTACGAAGAATTTTGTTTGAAAATATAGCAGAAAATTACGAGGGGTCAACAGCAGTAATGTTCATTCGATTagtaattaactaaaaaattatCCTCAATTATTATTAGACGTAAATTCAagggtgaattttttttttaaagtacaattattttgtttttgacgGTTATATTTACATCAAAAGATGATTGATCATAATTTTTacgattttttttattctttttgttggTAAAGTTTAGTTCAGCAGCCTAATTGAACCCTCATGTTCAACGTTCGAGTTCTAACCCTCACTATTTTCTCGTCAGCAAGTTCGAGGGATCTTCGTGTTCGTGGGCCTGCAGCGGGAGATTAATCTGACTTTATTGAGATACTCTCGTGGACCTCAATCTAAATATTAAGCTAAGTGAGTGTGTTACTAGCTCGCTGACGTAACCGAAAAAGTGGCTTAATACCTCATCGGCTCATCCTGATAAAAAGAGTATGAAGAAATAAAAACCCAAATCCGGTGCGTTGTGCACGACATGTCGTAAACCAAACAATATATATCTTTGGACACGACACGGCGATGAGCTTCATCTCCGTAGCCGTCTGCCGCTCGGTTAAACCCTTAAACCCCAAAACGCCGCCGTCTGGTATCGCCTATTAACAAGCCCTGCGCCGTTTACAGTCAAGTTTCCGAAACTCTATAGCAGCAGACTACAGCGAACTCCATCGACCAAAGTAAGCTTCATCCTTTTGTCAAGCTTTCTATTTCAACTTAGATTCTCACTTTTCAGAGTCTCCGTGTACGAAAGTCAATACCTTTGGCCTTATTGTTGCAATCGGGTTACTTGGTTTTTCTTTGCTCGCTGAATTAATCGTTTTCATGTTTGGCTTATTTGGTACTTAAGCTAATTTGATAGTAAGAAGGTGTTGAAAATTGAGAAGTAATTATGGTTGCTATTGGGTCTGCAGCATTGCCATTGAGACGATTCGAAAGCTCAATGGAGGACGACGGGTCGTATAAACGGGGTAGGAAGAAAATGGGTATGTCTAGGAAGCCTGAAAAACAAGGTCAAGGTCAAGGTCGGTCCTTTGATGCTGGTGTTAGTAAAACTGCATCGGGGCGGGGCTCGAATCGGGAGAGCTATTCGGCACCGCAGACTGTTGTGAGGTACTGCATTATGAGTTTTTTTTGCAGGGATGGGTTTTCGGAATGGTGGGAAGTTTGTGAATTGTTGGCATTTTTTAATGGTTTTGAGGACTTGCTGCAGGAAACAGGTTGACCCCGAAACCGCAAAGTACTTTTCGGAGATTGCTAACCTTTTCGAGAGTGATGGGATTGATATTGAGGAGCGGTCGTCTTTATGTAGTAATGCACTTGAAGAAACTAGGGGGAAAGAGCTGGAGCTTGCGACGGATTATATTATTAGTCACACTTTGCAGACTCTCGTTGAGGGCTGTGAAGTCGACTGTCTTTGTGCTTTTCTCCGGAGCTGTGCGAAGAATTTCCCTTTGATTGCAATGGATAAGTCTGGATCTCATGTAGCTGAGTCTGCCATCAGGGCTTTATCTAAGCATCTTCAGGAGAGTGACGCGTATGCTGTTATTGAGGACACTCTAAATACAATCTGCAAGGTATCAAGTGTTTGGTTCTCTTACTTACAAAATTAGTATTGAGTTTCTTGAGGCTCTTAGGTGTGTTTTCACTCTAATGTGATGTTCAGCATCTATTTTATCTTTAGCAGCGAAACCATGAAATGTGGCATTCTCTGAAATTACACAACCAACACCTGTTCTCTTTtcactttggaaactttgaaaTACTTGAAACAGGAAGGCATACATTAGGGATATCTGTATCtgtgatttttgtttccaaaattttaaaatatagcATGTTTGCTATCAGGTGATTGTGAAGAATCCTGTTGATCTGATGTGTGATTGTTACGGATCTCATGTTCTACGaagtcttctctctctttttaaagGAGTGCCATTGGATTCTTCTGAGTTCCGAATGAGGAAGTCATCTTCTGCCCTACCAGAACGGTTTAATTTCAAGGCACCTCTATCAGACACAGATGTTTCACCACATGTTAGACCTGGATTCCCGGATTTACTTAAGTTTCTTGTTTCCGGGATGTTAAAATGTGCTCGAAACAACATTAAAACCCTTCAAGTTGATCAGTACAGCAGTTTGGTTCTACAGGCATGGCTCAACTCTTGACATActattttgttattttcatgagtttattttcttttaattgtggATTGTTCACTGATAAGTTGGTCATAGAAAATATATAAAACAATGAAGTAAAAATAAATCAAGATAAAAGGTAATATAGTGTTGTAAACACTTTGGTTGATAACACGACGTCCATAGCATTCTAATTGGTAGCGTACTGTAAACAATTCTTAAGTCAATTTCATCTATTAtcttcaattgtgatacttgaTACCATCATTCTTGAAACATTCCACCTTAGTATGTAAATCTGACAAATAAAATACACCCTAATCTGATTGTGAGAACCAATTTGGTGCTCAGTTGGCCAATTTTTCTTTCAGTTAAGTATTTGTGGTAGCAATTTTCGTAAGAGTTTGGTGACTTTTTATGATTTTTAGCAATTCAAAACTtgatcataatttttttttttgatatcttCCCTTTTGTTATGTGGTCTGAATCTTTTTGAGGTGTACTAAAACTTTCTGTTTGGCAGACTACTCTGAAGTTGTTAGCAGGGGATGAAGAAGAGCTGTTGCAAATAATTCCCATTCTTATTGGATGTACCAGGGAAGATATTGTAGAGGAGAACTCCATTGAACCAACTATCGTGAGAGATGTTTTAGGTTTGATGAAAGAAACAGCATTTAGCCATTTAATGGAGGTATACACTTTTTTGAAAGGTTTGCTTCTGTAGGCATAAACTTTACAAAACAAAGAACTTCATGTTCATCTATTAGTTTTGACTAAATACAGGCCTGCCTGTATGGATTGTTAATTGATATCAGATTGGTGCCATGCCATGAAGGAAATCCATCTGGATTATGAATTTCTGTCATTTAAACCTAATGCTATCCCAACATTCTACTGTGACAAGATGTGTACGGTTTTGCTATACTTTTACATTTTGCACTCTTTCTAAAATAAAACTTCTTTCTGCACATTATCCAACACTTGCAGATGTATATGGTTTTACTATATTTTGACATTTTTCTGAAATAAAACTGTTTTCTGCACATCATTTAACACTGAGAGGATGAACCCACCCACCCCCATACGATATAGCTGGCCAAATGTGCATGATATGAAAAATGAATTACGAGTTCATTAACTGATAATTTGTATTCTGGTAACCTTTTCTTCTTGATGTGAGCTGTGGTTTGTTTTCATTTGactttattttttgaaattgcAGGTTGTTTTGGAAGTAGCTCCTGACGTCTTGTACAATGGAATCTTCTCAAAGATCTTCAGGAACTCTTTATTTGACCTTTCGTCCCATCATTGTGGGAATTTTGTCATCCAAGCACTTATTTCTCATACAAGGGATCAGGATCAAGTATGTTTTGTCACAACACTACTCTTGTTACACACtcttttataattaaaatattctattaggcttttttttttttttgggagaaaaTAATTAGAGGTAGTTAAAATAATATGTTTGTAGCTTGAAATTGGTTCCTTGCACTCATTTTCCTATACCAACTTTCACAACTTATTTCACAAAAGTACACGCCTTTAATTCTATTGCTTTGTCGTTTATAACACCTTATTGTCAATTTGTCCATTAGATGGAGATAATCTGGGAGGAACTTGGTTCGAATTTCAAGGATCTGCTTAAAATGGGAAGATCTGGTGTTATTGCTTCGCTTATCGCTGCAAGTCAAAGGCTTCATAGTTACGAACACAAGGTTAATAAAGCATTGATTAGTGTTACTTTTCATAATTTCTTCATTGTCACCTCAGCATTTTTGTAGTTGACAGGTAAATATTATTTTTGctgataaataaaaataaatggtACTTATGTACAGAAGCTTTGTTGGATTGTGATGGCAGATCTTCATTCTAATCATAATTACGTTTCCATTTTTTGTTTTACAGTGTTGTCAGGCTCTTGCTGCTGCAGTATATTCAAGCAGTGAGTCTTCAACATGCATTGTTCCCCGTATACTGTTTCTTGATAGCTACTTCAATTGTGAAGATAAGTCTAATTGGAGTTGGCCAAGCGGTGTTAAAATGCACGTCATGGGTTCTTTGATACTGCAAGAAGTTTTTCGATTTCAAATTGTATGTAACCTATCTTAAAGTTTGATTCTTAAACTATAGTATTAGATGTTGCTGTACATAGTTAGTAGCTATACCTTGACTTGTTAATCTATTAGCGTATTGTGATGCCTCTTGGATAGTTCCTATAAAGATTTATATTGACTCCCTCCCTTTTCAATTCAAAGGAAAGTGCCTTCCCTTTTAGGATTGCCCTCTTTCATCTCTGTATAATTCTGTTTGGATTCTAATTTCAGGGTTTCGATCCTAAATGGAATTCTCATTGCTTGTTCATCAACATTTTCTATGTTCAAGTTTTATAGTTAATGTCGAGGAAGTAAAATAGTGCAATTATGATTCAAATGATCGTTGCACTGGTTGTTACAGTACTTTGGTATTTATCTATACTGATTTATAATGTAGTACATTTTATTTTCCAGGAATTTATACAGCCTTTTATTACAAGTATTACATCCATCACAGCTGATAATGTCCTTGAAGCTGCTAAGGATCCAGGGGGTGCTCGTGTTATTGAAGCATTTTTAAGTTCTAATGCTTCTGCAAAACTGAAACGCCGATTAGTTATGAGGTATGCCGTTTAACTTCATTGGTAGATTGTACATTTGTGTAGCTTTGACATTATGCATCTGTCAGGATGCCTTTGTGTAAGCTTCAGTCCTATGGTTCTAAGGTAATTAAGACAAGATTTGATCAGATATTATGCTGTATACTTTCCAGGCTTCGTGGACATTTTGGAGAGCTAGCATTGCACTCGTCAGGTTCCTTTACTGTTGAAAAGTGCTTTACTACTGGTAACATTTCACAGAGGGAAGCCATAGTATCTGAGTTGGTAGCCGTGCAAAGTGAGCTTTGGAATACAAGGCAAGGTCCTCATCTTATGAGGAAACTAGATGTTGATGGGTAAGTTGTTCACCATGTTCTATTTCAAATGACCGAGATTTGGATGTACTTCATCGTCAGTCAAGATGTGTGTCAATCCTTCTTCTTTGTTAATAATGGCCTGCCCTATTCTAGATTTTATTACCACATAGCCTGTTTATCTTCTGGCTCATATTACACAAAATGGGAAAATACATTATCGCATTGTTTTTGAGGAGTTAATTTTGCCAGTTTACTTACTTGACGCTTGTTAAATGACAGATTTGCTG encodes the following:
- the LOC133725560 gene encoding DEAD-box ATP-dependent RNA helicase 41 isoform X1, which codes for MEHEYKDGQCKSSVMATCSDEVNDKVKERSRDQREPLPGEPKCVICSRYGEYICDQTDDDVCSLECKQTLLCRVANTQLAVSHSPPKRLPANDECFYVRDAGGQSGTSLLPDDQTELLRSRLDIHVKGDIVPGPILSFASCNLPQKLVQNIEAAGYEMPTPVQMQAIPAALHGKNLLVSADTGSGKTASFLVPIVSCCSHFRFEHLTDQKKPLAMVLTPTRELCIQVEEQAKLLGKGLPFKTALVVGGDAMPRQLFRIQQGVELIVGTPGRLIDLLANHDIELEDIRIFVLDEVDCMLQRGFRDQVMQIFRALSQPQVLLYSATISQDIEKMVSSMSKDVAVISVGKPNRPNKAVKQLPIWVESKQKKQKLFDILMSKQHFMPPVVVYVASRLGADLLSNAITVTTGVKASSIHGEKSMKERRDIMKSFLMGDVPVIVATGVLGRGLDLLGVRQVIVFDMPNSINEYVHQIGRASRLGEEGTAIVFVCQENKNLFPELVEILRSSGAAIPRELVRTRYTACPYSIGRGQKKRKHE
- the LOC133725560 gene encoding DEAD-box ATP-dependent RNA helicase 41 isoform X2, with the protein product MRYLQPLWVANTQLAVSHSPPKRLPANDECFYVRDAGGQSGTSLLPDDQTELLRSRLDIHVKGDIVPGPILSFASCNLPQKLVQNIEAAGYEMPTPVQMQAIPAALHGKNLLVSADTGSGKTASFLVPIVSCCSHFRFEHLTDQKKPLAMVLTPTRELCIQVEEQAKLLGKGLPFKTALVVGGDAMPRQLFRIQQGVELIVGTPGRLIDLLANHDIELEDIRIFVLDEVDCMLQRGFRDQVMQIFRALSQPQVLLYSATISQDIEKMVSSMSKDVAVISVGKPNRPNKAVKQLPIWVESKQKKQKLFDILMSKQHFMPPVVVYVASRLGADLLSNAITVTTGVKASSIHGEKSMKERRDIMKSFLMGDVPVIVATGVLGRGLDLLGVRQVIVFDMPNSINEYVHQIGRASRLGEEGTAIVFVCQENKNLFPELVEILRSSGAAIPRELVRTRYTACPYSIGRGQKKRKHE
- the LOC133725560 gene encoding DEAD-box ATP-dependent RNA helicase 41 isoform X3, which gives rise to MRYLQPLWDAGGQSGTSLLPDDQTELLRSRLDIHVKGDIVPGPILSFASCNLPQKLVQNIEAAGYEMPTPVQMQAIPAALHGKNLLVSADTGSGKTASFLVPIVSCCSHFRFEHLTDQKKPLAMVLTPTRELCIQVEEQAKLLGKGLPFKTALVVGGDAMPRQLFRIQQGVELIVGTPGRLIDLLANHDIELEDIRIFVLDEVDCMLQRGFRDQVMQIFRALSQPQVLLYSATISQDIEKMVSSMSKDVAVISVGKPNRPNKAVKQLPIWVESKQKKQKLFDILMSKQHFMPPVVVYVASRLGADLLSNAITVTTGVKASSIHGEKSMKERRDIMKSFLMGDVPVIVATGVLGRGLDLLGVRQVIVFDMPNSINEYVHQIGRASRLGEEGTAIVFVCQENKNLFPELVEILRSSGAAIPRELVRTRYTACPYSIGRGQKKRKHE
- the LOC133725561 gene encoding pumilio homolog 23 isoform X1, producing MVAIGSAALPLRRFESSMEDDGSYKRGRKKMGMSRKPEKQGQGQGRSFDAGVSKTASGRGSNRESYSAPQTVVRKQVDPETAKYFSEIANLFESDGIDIEERSSLCSNALEETRGKELELATDYIISHTLQTLVEGCEVDCLCAFLRSCAKNFPLIAMDKSGSHVAESAIRALSKHLQESDAYAVIEDTLNTICKVIVKNPVDLMCDCYGSHVLRSLLSLFKGVPLDSSEFRMRKSSSALPERFNFKAPLSDTDVSPHVRPGFPDLLKFLVSGMLKCARNNIKTLQVDQYSSLVLQTTLKLLAGDEEELLQIIPILIGCTREDIVEENSIEPTIVRDVLGLMKETAFSHLMEVVLEVAPDVLYNGIFSKIFRNSLFDLSSHHCGNFVIQALISHTRDQDQMEIIWEELGSNFKDLLKMGRSGVIASLIAASQRLHSYEHKCCQALAAAVYSSSESSTCIVPRILFLDSYFNCEDKSNWSWPSGVKMHVMGSLILQEVFRFQIEFIQPFITSITSITADNVLEAAKDPGGARVIEAFLSSNASAKLKRRLVMRLRGHFGELALHSSGSFTVEKCFTTGNISQREAIVSELVAVQSELWNTRQGPHLMRKLDVDGFAARPEQWRSRQESKQSTLRDFSATFGSSETKPSNNSETEQSKKSSFLSDDYKKKSKVGKTVDHHQASPAPFLSTTGFKRKPKEKEQSNKKFARVSVDEDVSKVKNKSKKKRHGDDAFSKSPKKLKA
- the LOC133725561 gene encoding pumilio homolog 23 isoform X2, which translates into the protein MEDDGSYKRGRKKMGMSRKPEKQGQGQGRSFDAGVSKTASGRGSNRESYSAPQTVVRKQVDPETAKYFSEIANLFESDGIDIEERSSLCSNALEETRGKELELATDYIISHTLQTLVEGCEVDCLCAFLRSCAKNFPLIAMDKSGSHVAESAIRALSKHLQESDAYAVIEDTLNTICKVIVKNPVDLMCDCYGSHVLRSLLSLFKGVPLDSSEFRMRKSSSALPERFNFKAPLSDTDVSPHVRPGFPDLLKFLVSGMLKCARNNIKTLQVDQYSSLVLQTTLKLLAGDEEELLQIIPILIGCTREDIVEENSIEPTIVRDVLGLMKETAFSHLMEVVLEVAPDVLYNGIFSKIFRNSLFDLSSHHCGNFVIQALISHTRDQDQMEIIWEELGSNFKDLLKMGRSGVIASLIAASQRLHSYEHKCCQALAAAVYSSSESSTCIVPRILFLDSYFNCEDKSNWSWPSGVKMHVMGSLILQEVFRFQIEFIQPFITSITSITADNVLEAAKDPGGARVIEAFLSSNASAKLKRRLVMRLRGHFGELALHSSGSFTVEKCFTTGNISQREAIVSELVAVQSELWNTRQGPHLMRKLDVDGFAARPEQWRSRQESKQSTLRDFSATFGSSETKPSNNSETEQSKKSSFLSDDYKKKSKVGKTVDHHQASPAPFLSTTGFKRKPKEKEQSNKKFARVSVDEDVSKVKNKSKKKRHGDDAFSKSPKKLKA